One window of Cryptococcus neoformans var. grubii H99 chromosome 11, complete sequence genomic DNA carries:
- a CDS encoding C2H2 zinc finger protein Zas1A, variant, with protein sequence MLTNSSRIEAHEASPSREGPRKPGRHRTTKGERALTQFDPILRNDYDDKYNSRNHPGACRSSGTVGSHLNYSPQLLPSSSENRTNLALDDSNQFDEAPALFNIAYATGIATNNVEPQEQSGLHLWGDDPAMNLIMAAAAGGDNNSSNHGGSDPSAVGAQPHSVASTSEDSCESISSLVGSESGLPGEGNVDSRLPDLEVFNPTTWPSGIGTQGGTNMMDVGRDSFSWGTSLPAVSHHSPSISYRLPSHSSNSITKSRSQSNVHGRSQQLQSQDVLQILHQIAVYDVPQIAANPNPERPLLRVAHAELADRLGNGIDPRSRFYLPTDRFNGGYQIPHWALPPLRTLSLMACRTFHTILNHFPIVHLPTFQLIDTSPCLAFAICTVGGIRTGNSSIHDHHLWEPPTGNGRPDPRKVTSLDGPVLPDQSWESLYEKNWYHENGSVRVNEVPSWKNAPTVRNEKINMLVKSFYLARGMLMTEFNVTLLQALILYHTPNFLSEDERERAPSNMFTGTIVNVSRRIGFFTPENDHFTPIIRLPDEPYTPNELERCWREWIQLESVRRTAYLVYQLDTISALEANIPCLLSPYELAYIPLPAPDTLWKAPDAETWLETVKGYRPMTLDEAMRRTFFLPISGKFDQMHEKSDKEAFQLLRESNYGPFARIALMITLLRGIIDIGEGKRDRGDWRDLTDLWVGDTFFKPGKMMLDQYGINMGLITRKRLKDMFRLALQTWREDWDYDNLCAPAPMTTSNDRNTMTHPENSWSEGSLDATEEEEMPKKTMNYCEDALPLYWLAQTLRNLLDSNSSQSAGTNIFSSLRYNDMLKAARTFVRTGEGLSTGASNPSDSFGIRRDDRNHTGGHTKIETTHDIPKTRSMSHRNTASLPIPIPLISSPFRKRKGRFNPTDTTSTSAHMNDGSFGGFMHMTGVGSVGIGMPVGLQTSRYGSGSNSVPDVLGSDGVRQG encoded by the exons ATGCTTACCAATTCTTCTAGAATTGAAGCCCATGAGGCCTCACCATCCCGTGAAGGGCCGCGTAAGCCTGGAAGACATAGAACGACAAAAGGCGAAAGAGCTCTTACTCAATTTGATCCTATTTTAAGGAATGATTATGATGATAAGTACAACAGCAGGAACCATCCTGGTGCTTGCCGTAGCAGTGGTACCGTTGGCAGTCATCTGAACTACTCTCCTCAACTCTTGCCATCAAGCAGCGAAAATCGAACCAACCTTGCTCTAGACGATTCAAATCAATTTGATGAAGCTCCGGCTCTTTTTAATATAGCATATGCTACTGGGATTGCCACCAACAACGTAGAGCCACAAGAGCAGAGTGGGTTACATTTATGGGGAGACGATCCAGCCATGAACCTCATCATGgcggctgctgctggcggCGATAATAATTCGTCTAATCATGGCGGATCCGATCCATCCGCTGTTGGAGCTCAGCCTCATTCTGTTGCTTCCACTTCTGAGGACTCTTGTGAATCGATTTCCAGCCTTGTCGGTTCTGAATCAGGGTTACCAGGTGAAGGGAATGTTGACTCGAGGTTGCCAGATCTCGAAGTTTTCAATCCTACCACCTGGCCGTCGGGGATAGGAACACAAGGAGGGACAAACATGATGGATGTCGGGCGTGATAGTTTTAGCTGG GGCACCTCTCTCCCAGCAGTATCTCATCACTCACCTTCTATCAGTTACAGGCTGCCAAGTCATTCGTCTAATTCCATTACAAAATCTAGATCTCAAAGTAACGTTCACGGTAGAAGTCAACAATTGCAATCTCAAGATGTCCTTCAAATCCTCCACCAGATTGCCGTGTATGATGTCCCACAAATAGCCGCTAATCCTAACCCCGAACGGCCCCTTCTTCGCGTTGCCCATGCCGAACTTGCAGACCGATTAGGCAATGGAATTGATCCCAGGAGTCGATTTTACCTTCCGACCGATAGGTTCAACGGAGGCTACCAGATTCCTCATTGGGcgcttccacctcttcgaACGCTCTCTTTAATGGCCTGTCGTACTTTCCATACCATCCTCAACCACTTCCCAATTGTTCATCTTCCTACGTTCCAGCTTATTGACACCTCTCCTTGTTTGGCATTTGCCATCTGCACCGTTGGTGGTATCCGAACTGGCAACTCTTCTATTCATGACCATCATCTATGGGAACCTCCCACAGGCAACGGTCGACCTGATCCAAGAAAAGTAACATCTCTTGATGGGCCAGTCTTACCTGATCAAAGCTGGGAAAGTCTCTACGAGAAGAACTGGTATCACGAAAACGGATCTGTCCGAGTCAATGAAGTCCCAAGCTGGAAAAACGCACCGACTGTGAGGAATGAGAAGATTAATATGCTTGTCAAATCATTCTACCTTGCAAGGGGCATGTTGATGACAGAATTTAATGTGACTTTGCTTCAGGCTTTGATCTTATATCATACCCCCAATTTCTTGAGTGAAGACGAAAGGGAACGAGCGCCATCCAACATGTTTACGGGTACAATCGTCAAT GTGTCCCGTCGAATTGGATTCTTCACTCCTGAAAACGATCACTTCACTCCAATCATACGTCTTCCAGATGAACCCTACACACCTAATGAGCTTGAAAGATGTTGGAGAGAATGGATCCAGCTCGAGAGCGTTCGCCGGACCGCTTATTTAGTCTACCAGCTTGACACTATCTCAGCCCTCGAGGCAAATATCCCATGCCTTTTATCTCCCTATGAGCTCGCATATATTCCCCTACCTGCTCCTGACACGCTGTGGAAGGCACCCGATGCGGAAACTTGGCTAGAGACTGTGAAGGGCTATAGACCAATGACGCTAGACGAGGCTATGCGCCGgactttctttcttcctatCTCCGGCAAATTCGACCAGATGCACGAAAAATCTGATAAGGAAGCCTTTCAACTCCTCCGTGAAAGTAATTACGGTCCATTCGCTCGTATCGCGTTGATGATCACCCTTCTCCGAGGTATCATCGATATTGGTGAAGGTAAACGTGATCGAGGGGATTGGAGGGATTTGACGGACCTGTGGGTGGGGGATACCTTTTTCAAACctgggaagatgatgttggaTCAATATGGTATAAACATGGGGTTAATAACGAGGAAGCGTTTGAAAGACATGTTTAGGTTGGCTCTGCAAACA tggagagaagattggGATTACGATAACCTTTGCGCCCCTGCGCCGATGACAACTTCGAACGACAGGAATACGATGACTCATCCAGAAAACAGCTGGTCAGAGGGATCGCTGGATGCTactgaggaagaagagatgcccaagaagacgatgaacTATTGCGAAG atgctcttcctctgtaCTGGCTTGCGCAAACTCTTCGGAATCTTCTCGATTCCAACTCAAGTCAATCCGCTGGCACAAACATCTTCAGCAGCTTGCGTTATAACGATATGCTTAAAGCAGCTCGTACATTTGTGCGAACGGGTGAAGGCTTGTCCACCGGAGCAAGCAATCCCTCCGACTCTTTTGGAATTAGAAGAGACGATAGAAACCACACCGGCGGACATACAAAGATCGAGACTACTCACGATATTCCCAAAACTCGTTCCATGTCTCATCGCAATACCGCCAGCCTTCCTATACCCATTCCACTCATCTCATCGCCCTtcaggaagagaaagggcaGGTTTAACCCTACTGACACGACCAGCACGTCGGCCCATATGAATGATGGGTCGTTTGGTGGGTTCATGCACATGACAGGCGTAGGCTCGGTGGGAATAGGGATGCCCGTGGGGTTGCAAACGAGTCGCTATGGATCTGGATCCAACTCAGTGCCGGATGTGTTGGGTTCTGATGGTGTGAGGCAAGGGTGA
- a CDS encoding C2H2 zinc finger protein Zas1A translates to MAAPTPATGESPIVAKSTPSTISGPPTVTLTTGGGGRGRGKDGKEKETFACTFPGCGQTYSRMEYLKRHQRKHQDDRPFQCKDCSKAFARSDVLLRHRRRCHPTPPPVDHSTSPPALNRIYNGMPVSSSRTDAREASPSHHRSRKHPRQSHGDEEHDHSRARIDPALRDDYDGSNEERYRDRGYDSNGVYGQYYNASANDDHPNYSSHLMPMFNQDQSYHSLNDPNHLEDASVLLSMAYPGGVPGNGRQSQEQRDLPEWASNPTINLIMETAVANREREDANKAPSNDSGTGSNPSIEVQPQNAAVSADASVTSVPEQIEVSAPVSSAPEVAPSGQQEIDPRLQNGSASESPSATAEGFLNAMSWLSGMDSQGVFNKTGNSPDISNWSLLRSPKNTPFPISSLFSPSAYGLRIDSANGSTSNNNNQQDPPNVLHILEQLAMYEVPQTAANPNPERPLLRVHHAEIETLAGAEIDKGSRFYIPADRFNGCYQIPHWALPPLRTLSMMACRTFHTVLNHFSFVHLPTFRLIDTAACLAFAICTVGGIRTGNSSLSDQYLWQPPTGDGRPSPGRSKALDGPVVPDQSWESLYEENWYRCNEPVRAQLVSNVANWKNGPVVRSEKTNMLVKSFSLAKGVLMTEYNVALLQALILYHAPNFLSEDERERASANMFLGTIVNVTRQIGFFTPESDHHAQTIRIPEEPYTPNELDRCWRDWIQLETRRRTAYLVYQLDTISSLESNIPCILSSSEVAYIPLPAPDTLWKAPTAEAWLKAVKKYRPMTMDEAMRRTFFLPTYGAFDKLHQKADTQFYHLLNQSDYGPFARMAMVITLLRGVIDIGEGKRDRGDWRDLTDLWVGCSWLRPGKVMLAQDGTDLGAITRDSLKDRFRQALQKWREGWDFDSLCACPTTGITKCPNGMVSPENSGSEGSPNSDENEIPKETLNYCEDGLPIYWLAQALLNILYANNCQSSGTNVFSGLHYGDMLKSARTFTRTGEGVPIKIKNLSASQARDGSHCNSHPENPLSNQFTSERKQNKPPTPAPTSSNPPSVGSTNFNPSEVELSALSAGMNEGTFAGILQALTANSGGFGMNIGLNVDDYPTQSGSGSGLGSGAAGAGSTAVTPPKANADASHISSSSEGNGNMELTENDLAGHLGFLI, encoded by the exons ATGGCAGCGCCCACACCTGCCACGGGCGAGAGTCCCATTGTGGCGAAATCGACACCGTCGACAATCAGTGGGCCACCCACCGTGACCTTGACAACGGGAGGAGGTGGCCGAGGAAGGGGCAAGGATggcaaagagaaagagacgTTTGCGTGCACCTTTCCTGGTTGTGGCCAG ACTTATAGCCGTATGGAGTACTTGAAGAGGCATCAGAGAAAAC ACCAAGACGACAGACCTTTCCAATGCAAAGACTGTTCCAAAGCCTTTGCTCGAAG TGATGTTCTCCTTCGACACCGACGTCGATGCCATCCTACCCCTCCTCCCGTGGACCATTCCACTTCTCCGCCTGCATTAAACCGTATTTACAACGGTATGCCGGTCTCATCATCTCGCACAGACGCGCGCGAGGCATCGCCATCTCATCACCGATCCCGTAAACACCCCAGACAGAGTcatggtgatgaagagcacGATCACTCCCGTGCTCGAATCGATCCCGCTCTGAGAGATGACTATGATGGATCGAATGAGGAAAGATATCGAGACAGGGGTTACGACAGTAACGGCGTGTATGGCCAGTACTACAATGCGTCAGCCAATGACGATCATCCCAATTACTCCTCTCATCTTATGCCCATGTTCAACCAGGATCAGTCATATCATAGCTTGAACGATCCCAACCATCTCGAAGATGCGTCTGTCCTCTTGAGCATGGCCTATCCTGGTGGGGTCCCTGGGAATGGCAGACAATCGCAAGAACAAAGAGATTTGCCGGAATGGGCTAGCAATCCCACAATCAACTTGATCATGGAGACTGCTGTTGCCAACCGCGAACGCGAAGATGCCAACAAGGCCCCTTCCAACGATAGCGGTACCGGTTCGAATCCATCCATTGAGGTCCAACCTCAAAATGCCGCTGTTTCCGCTGACGCTTCTGTTACGTCTGTCCCCGAGCAAATTGAAGTGTCGGCACCCGTCTCTTCTGCCCCTGAAGTCGCACCGTCGGGACAACAAGAGATTGATCCCAGGCTCCAGAATGGTTCTGCTTCGGAGTCCCCTTCTGCTACTGCTGAGGGTTTTCTCAACGCGATGAGCTGGTTGTCGGGAATGGACAGCCAGGGAGTGTTCAACAAGACGGGCAACTCGCCTGATATTTCTAACTGG TCTCTTTTGCGATCACCCAAAAATACCCCATTTCCtatttcttctttattctctccttccgcTTATGGACTGCGAATTGACTCTGCCAATGGTTCTAcctccaacaacaacaaccagCAGGACCCCCCAAACGTGCTCCATATCCTCGAGCAGCTCGCGATGTATGAAGTTCCTCAAACAGCTGCCAATCCCAACCCTGAACGACCTCTTCTCCGTGTTCATCATGCCGAAATTGAAACTCTTGCTGGGGCAGAAATCGACAAAGGCAGCCGATTCTACATCCCGGCAGATCGGTTTAATGGATGTTACCAAATTCCACACTGGGCCCTCCCGCCTCTTCGCACACTCTCAATGATGGCTTGTCGTACTTTCCATACCGTCCTCAAccacttttcctttgtcCACCTCCCCACGTTCAGGCTTATTGACACCGCTGCTTGTCTGGCTTTTGCCATTTGCACTGTAGGCGGTATCAGGACGGGCAACTCATCCTTATCGGACCAATACCTCTGGCAACCTCCCACCGGCGACGGCCGACCCAGTCCTGGACGGTCCAAAGCCTTAGACGGCCCTGTTGTTCCCGACCAGAGCTGGGAGAGTTTGTACGAGGAGAATTGGTATCGTTGTAACGAGCCAGTCCGGGCTCAACTGGTGTCCAATGTGGCTAATTGGAAGAATGGACCGGTTGTGAGGAGCGAAAAGACGAACATGCTCGTCAAGTCATTTTCGCTCGCAAAAGGGGTTTTGATGACCGAGTATAATGTTGCGCTGTTACAGGCGTTGATCCTTTATCATGCTCCTAATTTTTTgagtgaggatgaaagggaaCGGGCGTCCGCGAATATGTTCTTGGGTACTATTGTAAAT GTGACTCGTCAAATTGGATTCTTCACGCCCGAGAGCGACCACCACGCCCAAACGATTCGCATCCCCGAGGAACCATATACACCCAATGAGCTCGACCGATGCTGGCGTGATTGGATCCAGCTCGAAACCCGACGCCGAACAGCATACCTCGTCTACCAACTTgacaccatctcctccctcgAATCAAACATTCCTTGTATCCTTTCTTCGTCTGAAGTAGCGTACATCCCGCTTCCAGCACCTGATACGCTGTGGAAAGCCCCTACTGCCGAAGCATGGCTTAAAGCCGTAAAGAAGTATAGACCTATGACGATGGACGAAGCTATGCGTCGgacattcttcctccccactTACGGCGCCTTCGACAAGCTGCATCAAAAGGCTGATACGCAGTTTtaccatctcctcaaccaAAGTGATTATGGTCCTTTTGCTCGTATGGCTATGGTGATCACCCTTCTTCGAGGCGTTATTGACATcggggaagggaagcgTGATAGAGGAGATTGGAGGGATTTAACGGATTTGTGGGTGGGGTGTTCGTGGTTGAGGCCCGGGAAGGTGATGCTCGCGCAGGATGGGACAGATTTGGGAGCGATAACGAGAGACAGTTTGAAGGATAGGTTCAGACAGGCTCTTCAAAAA tggagagaaggatgggacTTTGATAGTCTTTGTGCCTGTCCCACGACGGGTATTACTAAATGCCCCAACGGAATGGTCAGCCCTGAAAACAGTGGTTCGGAAGGATCTCCCAACTCCGATGAAAATGAGATACCCAAGGAAACTTTGAATTACTGTGAAG ATGGATTACCTATCTACTGGCTTGCTCAAGCCCTACTCAACATACTCTACGCCAATAACTGCCAATCTTCTGGTACGAACGTCTTCAGCGGTTTGCATTACGGTGATATGCTCAAGTCCGCGCGTACCTTCACGAGAACAGGCGAGGGTGTGCCTATAAAGATAAAAAATTTGAGCGCTTCACAAGCGAGGGACGGAAGCCACTGTAACTCCCATCCTGAAAATCCACTCTCCAACCAATTCACATCAGAACGCAAACAAAATAAACCTCCTACCCCAGCAccaacatcttccaacCCGCCTTCTGTAGGATCCACCAATTTTAACCCCTCTGAAGTTGAATTATCCGCCCTGAGCGCTGGCATGAACGAAGGTACCTTCGCAGGTATCTTGCAGGCTCTTACTGCTAATTCGGGAGGATTCGGGATGAATATCGGTTTGAATGTGGATGATTATCCAACTCAGTCTGGTTCTGGTTCTGGTCTTGGATCTGGGGCTGCGGGTGCCGGTAGTACGGCCGTCACTCCACCCAAAGCGAACGCCGATGCAAGCCATATCTCCAGTAGTAGCGAAGGCAATGGAAACATGGAGCTTACCGAGAACGATTTGGCGGGGCATCTTGGGTTCTTGATATGA
- a CDS encoding large subunit ribosomal protein L36 — protein sequence MLSLLRRIPQLARAGPSNPTQRFCSTCPPPPLASTLRPSIPSLFTHLASRPTLASHATNVGRGVSQIRGMKVRSSVKKFCDGCLIVRRKGRIYVICSKNPKHKQRQG from the exons AtgctctccctccttcgcCGTATCCCACAGCTCGCAAGGGCGGGCCCTTCCAACCCTACACAACGATTCTGCTCCACCTGtccccccccgcccctTGCCTCCACTCTCCGACCATCTATTCCTTCATTATTCACCCATCTCGCCTCTCGACCTACTCTTGCGTCTCACGCAACAAATGTCGGCAGGGGAGTTTCTCAGATCAGGGGTATGAAAGTGAGGAGTAGTGTGAAGAAGTTTTGTGATGGGTGTTTAATTGtcaggaggaaaggaagaatatATGTCATCTGTTCAAAGAATCCCAAGCACAAGCAG CGACAAGGATAG
- a CDS encoding helicase, giving the protein MSTVTPSLANSTAASSPMPQSPATRSASPSKEDVKIVSSSERDAAANGADVDGQERTADPKKVVEELKEEGQHDPEAAARAARLNFLLDKSTIYAKIIGDRMARQQIEKRKAEARAEVRKANKEKKEAEAKEVKREGMRDKRKPKGVEVESKDEGRGKRKRQNVGGRDEKKAKVDKDEVDADERLPVQVSEQILGDQIERDGDEESDGDVQYSFKQPELVTGAKLRDYQLAGVQWMISLYENGLNGILADEMGLGKTLQTISFLSHLRSKGTWGPFLIVCPLSVLNNWIMEFEKFTPSVPVLMYHGNPDHRAELRATRLQTPTASDAGSTKTKGRKSNGKVTGNNTSTFPIVITTYEICMKDKQFLSGIKWKFIVVDEGHRLKNLDCKLIRELKSYTSANRMILTGTPLHNNLAELWSLLNFILPDIFDDLDSFQQWFNFDEMNEGQTTEGLLNKSNVVASLHAILKPFLLRRLKVDVEKELPPKKEYLLYAPLTQTQKDIYQAIVSGQIREYLIDKVSSSGSGSNTPKEETPEFEAIVEANDGRGQRKKKKVNYKIEENDNKYVRDLEEGRIKPEDGPTGVEEKSAAEVGRKWALKQATKHVNNMRLQNLVMQLRKISSHPYLFDWPSDPVTGELVVDDNLVNASGKMLLLNRLLDALFQKDHRVLLFSQFTTMLDVIEDWATVYKGWKVCRIDGSTPQESRREQMDEFNGGKDDPDACKLFLLSTRAGGLGINLVSADTVIFFDQDWNPQMDLQAQDRAHRIGQTKPVLVFRLVSAHTIESKILAKAGNKRKLEALVISQGKFGRVVDENGRVLLGRKSTKKAEAKESVTEMAKALLDLEGEEINVASKDDQIISDADLEILLDRSPAAFARQKGWSAGLGKAGAHGRAEQLKKGEKTTFEVFETAKDDGQGLSGMFGGDGDAE; this is encoded by the exons ATGTCTACTGTGACACCATCACTCGCCAATTCTACCgccgcctcttctccaatgcCCCAATCTCCGGCAACACGAAGCGCGTCACCCTCAAAGGAGGATGTCAAAATCGTTTCTAGCAGCGAGCGCGATGCCGCTGCCAATGGCGCGGATGTTGACGGTCAGGAAAGGACTGCAGACCCTAAAAAGGTGGTTGAAGAactgaaagaagaagggcaacATGATCCCGAG GCTGCAGCTCGAGCTGCTCGTCTGAACTTCTTACTTGACAAGTCTACGATCTACGCAAAGATCATTGGCGATCGCATGGCCCGCCAGCAGATCGAGAAGCGAAAAGCCGAAGCTCGAGCAGAAGTTAGGAAAGCcaataaagaaaagaaggaagcagaagcaaaGGAGGTTAAGAGAGAAGGCATGAGGGATAAAAGAAAACCTAAGGGAGTGGAGGTCGAAAGCAAGGACGAAGGTCGAggcaagagaaagaggcaGAACGTTGGTGGGcgagatgagaagaaggctaaAGTGGACAAGGATGAG GTGGATGCCGACGAGCGACTACCTGTGCAGGTTTCGGAACAGATTCTAGGTGACCAGATTGAACGTGATGGTGACGAGGAAAGCGATGGAGACGTCCAGTACTCTTTCAAACAGCCGGAACTCGTTACCGGTGCCAAACTCAGAGATTACCAGCTTGCGGGCGTCCAGTGGATGATCAGTCTGTACGAGAATGGCCTCAACGGTATCCTTGCTGATGAAATGGGTCTCGGCAAG ACTCTGCAAACaatttctttcctttcccattTGCGAAGTAAAGGCACATGGGGCCCATTCTTGATTGTCTGCCCTCTTTCTGTCTTGAACAACTGGATTATGGAATTTGAAAAGTTCACACCTAGTGTCCCT GTCCTCATGTACCACGGCAATCCCGATCATCGCGCGGAACTTCGCGCAACTCGTCTACAAACTCCTACCGCATCTGATGCTGGCTCAACCAAGACTAAGGGACGTAAATCTAATGGCAAGGTGACCGGTAACAACACTTCAACGTTCCCTATCGTTATCACGACCTACGAGATTTGTATGAAGGATAAGCAGTTTTTGAGCGGTATTAAGTGGAAATTTATCGTCGTCGACGAAGGCCATAGATTGAAGAACCTGGATTGCAA GCTTATTCGCGAACTTAAGTCATATACGAGTGCCAATCGAATGATCCTTACAGGTACTCCTCTCCAT AACAATCTCGCCGAGCTTTGGTCTCTCCTTAACTTCATCCTTCCCGATATCTTTGACGACCTAGACTCGTTCCAGCAATGGTTCAACTTTGACGAGATGAATGAGGGACAAACGACTGAAGGTTTGCTCAACAAATCTAATGTCGTAGCATCTTTGCATGCCATTTTGAAGCCATTCTTGCTTCGACGTCTCAAGGTCGACGTCGAGAAAGAACTTCCCCCCAAAAAGGAATATCTCCTTTATGCTCCTCTTACTCAGACGCAAAAGGACATTTACCAGGCTATCGTCTCTGGTCAAATCCGGGAGTACCTTATCGACAAAGTTTCCTCCAGTGGATCAGGTTCAAACACCCCCAAGGAGGAGACCCCGGAGTTTGAAGCAATAGTTGAAGCAAACGATGGTAGAGGgcagagaaagaaaaagaaggttAACTATaagattgaagagaatGATAACAAGTATGTGAGGGATTTAGAAGAGGGCAGGATAAAGCCCGAGGATGGCCCGACTGgggtggaagaaaagagcgCTGCTGAGGTGGGAAGGAAGTGGGCGTTGAAGCAAGCAA CCAAGCACGTCAACAACATGCGCCTGCAGAATCTTGTTATGCAGCTCCGAAAGATTTCTTCCCATCCGTATCTCTTCGACTGGCCGAGTGACCCTGTCACGGGCGAATTAGTTGTTGACGATAACTTGGTCAATGCAAGTGGAAAGATGCTGCTGTTAAACAGGTTACTCGATGCCTTGTTCCAGAAGGATCATCGCGTACTGTTGTTTAGTCAATTCACTACCATGTTGGACGTAATC GAGGACTGGGCTACGGTGTACAAGGGCTGGAAGGTTTGTCGAATTGATGGTTCAACCCCTCAAGAGTCTCGTCGGGAACAGATGGACGAATTTAATGGTGGCAAAGACGATCCAGACGCCTGCAAGCTCTTTCTACTAAGCACAAGGGCCGGTGGTCTTGGCATTAACCTTGTCAGCGCCGACactgtcatcttctttgatCAAGACTGGA ACCCTCAAATGGACTTGCAAGCTCAAGATCGTGCTCACCGTATCGGTCAAACCAAGCCTGTTCTCGTTTTCCGACTCGTTTCCGCCCATACTATCGAAAGCAAAATCCTGGCCAAGGCTGGTAACAAGCGAAAGCTTGAAGCGCTTGTCATTTCGCAAGGAAAGTTCGGTCGAGTAGTagatgagaatggaaggGTGCTGTTAGGTAGAAAAAGCAccaagaaggctgaggcGAAGGAGAGCGTCACGGAAATGGCCAAGGCGTTGTTAGATTTAGAAGGCGAAGAGATTAATGTGGCGAGCAAGGACGACCAAATCATCAG CGATGCTGACCTCGAAATCCTCCTCGATCGATCCCCCGCCGCATTCGCACGTCAGAAGGGTTGGTCCGCCGGACTGGGCAAGGCCGGTGCCCATGGCCGAGCAGAACAGCTCAAGAAGGGTGAAAAGACGACGTTTGAGGTGTTTGAGACTGCCAAGGATGACGGGCAGGGGTTGTCTGGGATGTTTGGGGGGGACGGTGATGCTGAATAG
- a CDS encoding large subunit ribosomal protein L23, whose amino-acid sequence MSIKSAAAGTKFRMSLGLPVGAVMNCADNSGAKNLYVISVIGFGARLNRLPAAAAGDMVMASVKKGKPELRKKVMPAVICRQRKPWRRRDGIFLYFEDNAGVIVNAKGEMKGSAINGPVAKECADLWPRIASNAGTVV is encoded by the exons ATGTCCATCAAGT CCGCTGCCGCCGGTACCAAGTTCCGCATGTCCCTCGGTCTCCCCGTCGGTGCCGTCATGAACTGCGCTGACAACTCTGGTGCCAAGA ACCTCTACGTTATCTCCGTTATTGGCTTTGGTGCCCGACTTAACCGACTCCctgctgccgctgccgGTGACATGGTTATGGCTTCCGTCAAGAAGGGTAAGCCTGAGCTTCGTAAGAAGG TCATGCCCGCTGTTATCTGTCGACAGAGGAAGCcctggaggagaagggatggtATCTTCCTCTACTTTGAGGACAACGCCGGTGTCATTGTCAACGCCAAGGGTGAGATGAAGGGTTCTGCCATCAACGGACC TGTCGCTAAGGAGTGTGCCGACCTCTGGCCCCGTATCGCCTCTAACGCCGGTACCGTCGTCTAA
- a CDS encoding prenyl protein peptidase: MDPLLSLPPALSSGLPLSTAHALSFLFTTSYVGSLYISQHLFGASTLNPRKAPLPNKVHAQTEPLPPISATDADGLGVEHDLGPELGSRDHPITIKRRMEAVASSTLLSVGGVYYVVKQLGNYSWKEAISPTMALLGVPTGFGVPSRALPYLLTPGLMIGPLYAMRLTGEMPIIGWRRDGETLWSALKREFGLVEVRNYIVGPLTEEVVFRSTILAVSLLGRLSLKSLVFGTPMWFGIAHAHHGFEMYKKNGRNGAAALQAILTTLFQLTYTTLFGWFASYLYLRTGSVFPPLSAHIYCNLMGIYLPTTAIKRYPRRKALIWGTYLAGIVGFYFGVKIL, from the exons ATGGACCCCTTACTATCGTTACCACCAGCTCTTTCATCCGGGCTTCCCTTGAGCACTGCCCACGCCCtgtctttcctcttcacaaCATCCTACGTTGGCTCGCTCTACATCTCGCAGCATCTTTTCGGGGCATCTACTCTAAACCCTCGGAAAGCTCCACTACCTAATAAGGTTCACGCGCAGACAGAACCTCTACCTCCTATTTCAGCCACAGATGCTGATGGCCTGGGAGTCGAACATGATCTCGGTCCAGAGCTTGGGAGTCGGGACCACCCCATTACTATCAAACGTCGAATGGAAGCTGttgcctcctccaccctTCTGAGCGTCGGTGGGGTGTACTATGTAGTGAAGCAGCTTGGTAATTATAGCTGGAAAGAAGCAATTAGCCCTACTATGGCTTTGTTGGGAGTTCCCACAGGTTTCGGCGTGCCATCTCGAGCCCTGCCGTATCTATTGACTCCAGGATTGATGATAGGACCTCTGTATGCCATGCGCTTAACTGGAGAAATGCCAATAAttggatggaggagagatggagagactCTATGGTCTGCTCTGAAAAGAGAATTTGGCTTGGTAGAAGTGAGGAATTACATCGTT GGCCCTCTGACAGAGGAAGTGGTATTTAGATCTACCATATTAGCTGTGTCGCTTCTAGGTCGACTTTCCTTGAAATCCTTGGTCTTCGGTACCCCTATGTGGTTTGGCATAG CTCACGCCCATCACGGATTCGAAATGtacaagaagaatggaaggaatggaGCAGCCGCGTTACAGGCCATCTTGACTACTC TGTTCCAGCTCACATATACCACCCTATTTGGCTGGTTCGCCTCTTATCTCTACCTTCGCACAG GATCTGTCTTTCCCCCATTGTCGGCACACATCTACTGCAACCTGATGGGTATTTATCTTCCTACTACCGCTATCAAGCGTTATCCGAGGAGGAAAGCAT TGATCTGGGGAACGTACTTGGCGGGAATCGTAGGGTTCTATTTTGGCGTCAAGATCTTGTAA